One segment of Oreochromis niloticus isolate F11D_XX linkage group LG8, O_niloticus_UMD_NMBU, whole genome shotgun sequence DNA contains the following:
- the fbxo11b gene encoding F-box only protein 11 isoform X3 yields the protein MNSVRATNRRPRRVSRPRPVQPERNNGDRDEEAPAAAAAEMAIEESGPGAQNSPYQLRRKTLLPKRTAAAAATASACPSKGPMEGASTSSTEAFGHRAKRARVSAAPAEQYLQQKLPDEVVLKIFSYLLEQDLCQAACVCKRFSQLANDPILWKRLYMEVFEYTRPMMHPEPGRFYQVSPEEHEHPNPWKESFQQLYKGAHVKPGFAEHFYSNPGRYKGRENMLYYDTIEDALGGVQEAHFDGLIFVHSGIYTDEWIYIESPITMIGAAPNKVADKVIIENTRDSTFVFMEGSEDAYVGYMTIKFNPDDKSAQHHNAHHCLEITVNCSPNIDHCVIRSTCTVGSAVCVSGQGACPTIKHCNISDCENVGLYITDHAQGIYEDNEISNNALAGIWVKNHGNPIIRRNHIHHGRDVGVFTFDHGMGYFENCNIHRNRIAGFEVKAYANPTVVRCEIHHGQTGGIYVHEKGRGQFIENKIYANNFAGVWITSNSDPTIRGNAIFNGNQGGVYIFGDGRGLIESNDIYGNALAGIQIRTNSCPIVRHNKIHDGQHGGIYVHEKGQGVIEENEVYSNTLAGVWVTTGSTPVLRKNRIHSGKQVGVYFYDNGHGVLEDNDIYNHMYSGVQIRTGSNPKIRRNKIWGGQNGGILVYNSGLGFIEDNEIFDNAMAGVWIKTDSNPTLRRNKIHDGRDGGICIFNGGRGLLEENDIFRNAQAGVLISTNSHPILRKNRIFDGFAAGIEITNHATATLEGNQIFNNRFGGLFLASGVNVTMKDNKILNNQDAIEKAVSRGQCLYKISSYTSYPMHDFYRCHTCNTTDRNAICVNCIKKCHQGHDVEFIRHDRFFCDCGAGTLSNPCTLAGEPTHDTDTLYDSAPPIESNTLQHN from the exons ATGAACTCCGTCAGAGCCACCAACAGGAGACCCAGGCGAGTGTCGAGGCCGCGCCCGGTGCAGCCCGAGCGGAACAACGGGGACAGAG ATGAGGAGGcgcctgcagcagctgcagcagaaatggCTATTGAGGAGTCCGGTCCAGGTGCCCAGAACAGTCCCTACCAGCTTCGACGCAAGACCCTGCTTCCCAAGAGAACCGCCGCCGCCGCTGCCACCGCCTCAGCCTGCCCTAGCAAGGGCCCAATGGAG GGAGCTTCAACTTCATCAACAGAGGCCTTTGGCCATCGAGCCAAGCGGGCACGTGTGTCCG CAGCACCAGCAGAGCAATATCTGCAGCAGAAGCTTCCAGATGAGGTCGTTTTGAAGATTTTCTCCTACTTACTGGAACAGGACCTTTGTCAGGCAGCTTGCGTCTGCAAACGATTCAGCCAGCTAGCAAACGATCCAATCTTATG GAAGCGCCTGTACATGGAGGTGTTTGAGTACACGCGTCCAATGATGCATCCTGAGCCAGGAAGGTTCTATCAAGTTAGCCCAGAAGAGCATGAACACCCAAACCCCTGGAAGGAGAGCTTCCAGCAGCTG TACAAAGGCGCACATGTAAAACCAGGCTTTGCTGAACATTTCTACAGTAACCCTGGCAGATACAAAGGCAGAGAGAATATGTTG TATTATGACACCATTGAGGATGCACTGGGTGGGGTACAAGAGGCCCATTTCGATGGTCTCATCTTTGTTCACTCTGGAATCTATACTGATGAGTGGATTTACATCGAGTCCCCGATCACCATGATTGGTGCAG CTCCTAATAAAGTAGCGGACAAGGTGATAATAGAGAACACAAGAGACTCAACGTTCGTCTTCATGGAGGGCTCAGAGGATGCGTATGTGGGATACATGACCATCAAG TTTAATCCTGATGACAAGTCAGCGCAGCACCATAACGCCCACCACTGTCTGGAGATCACGGTGAACTGCAGCCCCAACATCGACCACTGCGTTATCCGCTCCACGTGTACAG TGggttcagctgtgtgtgtgagtggacagGGAGCGTGTCCAACCATCAAACACTGCAACATCAGTGACTGTGAGAATGTAGGCCTGTATATTACAGACCATGCACag GGCATTTATGAAGACAATGAAATCAGTAACAATGCGCTAGCAGGAATTTGGGTGAAAAACCACGGTAATCCCATCATTAGACGTAACCACATCCACCACGGAAGAGATGTTGGGGTGTTCACTTTTGACCATGGCATG GGCTACTTTGAGAACTGTAACATCCATAGAAATCGCATAGCAGGCTTTGAGGTGAAAGCTTACGCCAACCCCACAGTGGTCCGTTGTGAGATCCACCACGGCCAGACGGGAGGCATCTATGTCCATGAGAAGGGGCGGGGCCAGTTTATAGAGAACAAAATCTATGCGAATAACTTTGCCGGTGTGTGGATCACGTCCAACAGTGACCCGACGATACG GGGAAATGCTATATTCAATGGTAACCAAGGAGGGGTGTACATATTTGGAGATGGGCGGGGTTTGATAGAAAGTAACGACATCTACGGTAACGCCTTGGCGGGGATCCAGATTCGAACCAACAGCTGCCCCATTGTACGGCATAACAAGATCCATGATGGACAGCATGGAGGCATTTACGTG catGAGAAAGGCCAGGGGGTGATTGAGGAGAACGAGGTCTATAGCAACACACTTGCAGGAGTGTGGGTGACGACAGGCAGCACTCCGGTCCTCCGCAAGAACCGCATTCACAGTGGCAAACAG GTTGGTGTGTATTTCTACGACAATGGGCACGGTGTGTTGGAAGATAACGACATCTACAATCACATGTACTCTGGTGTCCAAATACG GACGGGGAGCAACCCAAAGATCAGGCGCAACAAAATCTGGGGAGGCCAGAATGGAGGGATTTTAGTCTACAACTCAG GTCTGGGCTTCATTGAGGACAACGAGATCTTTGATAATGCCATGGCAGGAGTGTGGATCAAGACAGACAGCAACCCCACACTGAGAAGAAATAAGATCCACGATGGCAGAGATGGAGGCATCTGCATCTTTAACGGAGGCAGAG GTCTGCTGGAAGAGAACGACATCTTCAGGAACGCTCAGGCCGGTGTGTTGATCAGCACAAACAGTCATCCAATACTACGCAAGAACCGCATTTTTGATGGCTTCGCAGCAG GTATTGAAATCACCAACCATGCCACCGCGACACTGGAGGGCAACCAGATTTTCAACAATCGTTTTGGAGGCCTCTTTCTGGCCTCAGGGGTCAATGTCACCATGAAAG ATAATAAAATTCTGAATAATCAGGATGCCATTGAGAAGGCGGTAAGCAGAGGACAGTGTCTCTACAAGATTTCCAGCTACACCAGTTACCCCATGCACGATTTCTACAG ATGTCACACCTGTAATACAACAGATAGGAATGCCATCTGTGTTAACTGTATCAAAAAATGCCACCAAGGACATGATGTAGAGTTTATACGGCACGATCG GTTTTTCTGTGACTGTGGAGCGGGGACGTTGTCCAACCCGTGCACGCTGGCGGGAGAGCCAACACACGACACGGACACTCTGTATGACTCGGCACCGCCCATCGAGTCCAACACGCTGCAACATAACTGA
- the fbxo11b gene encoding F-box only protein 11 isoform X4 — protein MNSVRATNRRPRRVSRPRPVQPERNNGDRDEEAPAAAAAEMAIEESGPGAQNSPYQLRRKTLLPKRTAAAAATASACPSKGPMEGASTSSTEAFGHRAKRARVSAPAEQYLQQKLPDEVVLKIFSYLLEQDLCQAACVCKRFSQLANDPILWKRLYMEVFEYTRPMMHPEPGRFYQVSPEEHEHPNPWKESFQQLYKGAHVKPGFAEHFYSNPGRYKGRENMLYYDTIEDALGGVQEAHFDGLIFVHSGIYTDEWIYIESPITMIGAAPNKVADKVIIENTRDSTFVFMEGSEDAYVGYMTIKFNPDDKSAQHHNAHHCLEITVNCSPNIDHCVIRSTCTVGSAVCVSGQGACPTIKHCNISDCENVGLYITDHAQGIYEDNEISNNALAGIWVKNHGNPIIRRNHIHHGRDVGVFTFDHGMGYFENCNIHRNRIAGFEVKAYANPTVVRCEIHHGQTGGIYVHEKGRGQFIENKIYANNFAGVWITSNSDPTIRGNAIFNGNQGGVYIFGDGRGLIESNDIYGNALAGIQIRTNSCPIVRHNKIHDGQHGGIYVHEKGQGVIEENEVYSNTLAGVWVTTGSTPVLRKNRIHSGKQVGVYFYDNGHGVLEDNDIYNHMYSGVQIRTGSNPKIRRNKIWGGQNGGILVYNSGLGFIEDNEIFDNAMAGVWIKTDSNPTLRRNKIHDGRDGGICIFNGGRGLLEENDIFRNAQAGVLISTNSHPILRKNRIFDGFAAGIEITNHATATLEGNQIFNNRFGGLFLASGVNVTMKDNKILNNQDAIEKAVSRGQCLYKISSYTSYPMHDFYRCHTCNTTDRNAICVNCIKKCHQGHDVEFIRHDRFFCDCGAGTLSNPCTLAGEPTHDTDTLYDSAPPIESNTLQHN, from the exons ATGAACTCCGTCAGAGCCACCAACAGGAGACCCAGGCGAGTGTCGAGGCCGCGCCCGGTGCAGCCCGAGCGGAACAACGGGGACAGAG ATGAGGAGGcgcctgcagcagctgcagcagaaatggCTATTGAGGAGTCCGGTCCAGGTGCCCAGAACAGTCCCTACCAGCTTCGACGCAAGACCCTGCTTCCCAAGAGAACCGCCGCCGCCGCTGCCACCGCCTCAGCCTGCCCTAGCAAGGGCCCAATGGAG GGAGCTTCAACTTCATCAACAGAGGCCTTTGGCCATCGAGCCAAGCGGGCACGTGTGTCCG CACCAGCAGAGCAATATCTGCAGCAGAAGCTTCCAGATGAGGTCGTTTTGAAGATTTTCTCCTACTTACTGGAACAGGACCTTTGTCAGGCAGCTTGCGTCTGCAAACGATTCAGCCAGCTAGCAAACGATCCAATCTTATG GAAGCGCCTGTACATGGAGGTGTTTGAGTACACGCGTCCAATGATGCATCCTGAGCCAGGAAGGTTCTATCAAGTTAGCCCAGAAGAGCATGAACACCCAAACCCCTGGAAGGAGAGCTTCCAGCAGCTG TACAAAGGCGCACATGTAAAACCAGGCTTTGCTGAACATTTCTACAGTAACCCTGGCAGATACAAAGGCAGAGAGAATATGTTG TATTATGACACCATTGAGGATGCACTGGGTGGGGTACAAGAGGCCCATTTCGATGGTCTCATCTTTGTTCACTCTGGAATCTATACTGATGAGTGGATTTACATCGAGTCCCCGATCACCATGATTGGTGCAG CTCCTAATAAAGTAGCGGACAAGGTGATAATAGAGAACACAAGAGACTCAACGTTCGTCTTCATGGAGGGCTCAGAGGATGCGTATGTGGGATACATGACCATCAAG TTTAATCCTGATGACAAGTCAGCGCAGCACCATAACGCCCACCACTGTCTGGAGATCACGGTGAACTGCAGCCCCAACATCGACCACTGCGTTATCCGCTCCACGTGTACAG TGggttcagctgtgtgtgtgagtggacagGGAGCGTGTCCAACCATCAAACACTGCAACATCAGTGACTGTGAGAATGTAGGCCTGTATATTACAGACCATGCACag GGCATTTATGAAGACAATGAAATCAGTAACAATGCGCTAGCAGGAATTTGGGTGAAAAACCACGGTAATCCCATCATTAGACGTAACCACATCCACCACGGAAGAGATGTTGGGGTGTTCACTTTTGACCATGGCATG GGCTACTTTGAGAACTGTAACATCCATAGAAATCGCATAGCAGGCTTTGAGGTGAAAGCTTACGCCAACCCCACAGTGGTCCGTTGTGAGATCCACCACGGCCAGACGGGAGGCATCTATGTCCATGAGAAGGGGCGGGGCCAGTTTATAGAGAACAAAATCTATGCGAATAACTTTGCCGGTGTGTGGATCACGTCCAACAGTGACCCGACGATACG GGGAAATGCTATATTCAATGGTAACCAAGGAGGGGTGTACATATTTGGAGATGGGCGGGGTTTGATAGAAAGTAACGACATCTACGGTAACGCCTTGGCGGGGATCCAGATTCGAACCAACAGCTGCCCCATTGTACGGCATAACAAGATCCATGATGGACAGCATGGAGGCATTTACGTG catGAGAAAGGCCAGGGGGTGATTGAGGAGAACGAGGTCTATAGCAACACACTTGCAGGAGTGTGGGTGACGACAGGCAGCACTCCGGTCCTCCGCAAGAACCGCATTCACAGTGGCAAACAG GTTGGTGTGTATTTCTACGACAATGGGCACGGTGTGTTGGAAGATAACGACATCTACAATCACATGTACTCTGGTGTCCAAATACG GACGGGGAGCAACCCAAAGATCAGGCGCAACAAAATCTGGGGAGGCCAGAATGGAGGGATTTTAGTCTACAACTCAG GTCTGGGCTTCATTGAGGACAACGAGATCTTTGATAATGCCATGGCAGGAGTGTGGATCAAGACAGACAGCAACCCCACACTGAGAAGAAATAAGATCCACGATGGCAGAGATGGAGGCATCTGCATCTTTAACGGAGGCAGAG GTCTGCTGGAAGAGAACGACATCTTCAGGAACGCTCAGGCCGGTGTGTTGATCAGCACAAACAGTCATCCAATACTACGCAAGAACCGCATTTTTGATGGCTTCGCAGCAG GTATTGAAATCACCAACCATGCCACCGCGACACTGGAGGGCAACCAGATTTTCAACAATCGTTTTGGAGGCCTCTTTCTGGCCTCAGGGGTCAATGTCACCATGAAAG ATAATAAAATTCTGAATAATCAGGATGCCATTGAGAAGGCGGTAAGCAGAGGACAGTGTCTCTACAAGATTTCCAGCTACACCAGTTACCCCATGCACGATTTCTACAG ATGTCACACCTGTAATACAACAGATAGGAATGCCATCTGTGTTAACTGTATCAAAAAATGCCACCAAGGACATGATGTAGAGTTTATACGGCACGATCG GTTTTTCTGTGACTGTGGAGCGGGGACGTTGTCCAACCCGTGCACGCTGGCGGGAGAGCCAACACACGACACGGACACTCTGTATGACTCGGCACCGCCCATCGAGTCCAACACGCTGCAACATAACTGA
- the fbxo11b gene encoding F-box only protein 11 isoform X2, whose amino-acid sequence MNSVRATNRRPRRVSRPRPVQPERNNGDRDEEAPAAAAAEMAIEESGPGAQNSPYQLRRKTLLPKRTAAAAATASACPSKGPMEGASTSSTEAFGHRAKRARVSGKSHDLPAPAEQYLQQKLPDEVVLKIFSYLLEQDLCQAACVCKRFSQLANDPILWKRLYMEVFEYTRPMMHPEPGRFYQVSPEEHEHPNPWKESFQQLYKGAHVKPGFAEHFYSNPGRYKGRENMLYYDTIEDALGGVQEAHFDGLIFVHSGIYTDEWIYIESPITMIGAAPNKVADKVIIENTRDSTFVFMEGSEDAYVGYMTIKFNPDDKSAQHHNAHHCLEITVNCSPNIDHCVIRSTCTVGSAVCVSGQGACPTIKHCNISDCENVGLYITDHAQGIYEDNEISNNALAGIWVKNHGNPIIRRNHIHHGRDVGVFTFDHGMGYFENCNIHRNRIAGFEVKAYANPTVVRCEIHHGQTGGIYVHEKGRGQFIENKIYANNFAGVWITSNSDPTIRGNAIFNGNQGGVYIFGDGRGLIESNDIYGNALAGIQIRTNSCPIVRHNKIHDGQHGGIYVHEKGQGVIEENEVYSNTLAGVWVTTGSTPVLRKNRIHSGKQVGVYFYDNGHGVLEDNDIYNHMYSGVQIRTGSNPKIRRNKIWGGQNGGILVYNSGLGFIEDNEIFDNAMAGVWIKTDSNPTLRRNKIHDGRDGGICIFNGGRGLLEENDIFRNAQAGVLISTNSHPILRKNRIFDGFAAGIEITNHATATLEGNQIFNNRFGGLFLASGVNVTMKDNKILNNQDAIEKAVSRGQCLYKISSYTSYPMHDFYRCHTCNTTDRNAICVNCIKKCHQGHDVEFIRHDRFFCDCGAGTLSNPCTLAGEPTHDTDTLYDSAPPIESNTLQHN is encoded by the exons ATGAACTCCGTCAGAGCCACCAACAGGAGACCCAGGCGAGTGTCGAGGCCGCGCCCGGTGCAGCCCGAGCGGAACAACGGGGACAGAG ATGAGGAGGcgcctgcagcagctgcagcagaaatggCTATTGAGGAGTCCGGTCCAGGTGCCCAGAACAGTCCCTACCAGCTTCGACGCAAGACCCTGCTTCCCAAGAGAACCGCCGCCGCCGCTGCCACCGCCTCAGCCTGCCCTAGCAAGGGCCCAATGGAG GGAGCTTCAACTTCATCAACAGAGGCCTTTGGCCATCGAGCCAAGCGGGCACGTGTGTCCGGTAAGAGCCACGACCTGCCAG CACCAGCAGAGCAATATCTGCAGCAGAAGCTTCCAGATGAGGTCGTTTTGAAGATTTTCTCCTACTTACTGGAACAGGACCTTTGTCAGGCAGCTTGCGTCTGCAAACGATTCAGCCAGCTAGCAAACGATCCAATCTTATG GAAGCGCCTGTACATGGAGGTGTTTGAGTACACGCGTCCAATGATGCATCCTGAGCCAGGAAGGTTCTATCAAGTTAGCCCAGAAGAGCATGAACACCCAAACCCCTGGAAGGAGAGCTTCCAGCAGCTG TACAAAGGCGCACATGTAAAACCAGGCTTTGCTGAACATTTCTACAGTAACCCTGGCAGATACAAAGGCAGAGAGAATATGTTG TATTATGACACCATTGAGGATGCACTGGGTGGGGTACAAGAGGCCCATTTCGATGGTCTCATCTTTGTTCACTCTGGAATCTATACTGATGAGTGGATTTACATCGAGTCCCCGATCACCATGATTGGTGCAG CTCCTAATAAAGTAGCGGACAAGGTGATAATAGAGAACACAAGAGACTCAACGTTCGTCTTCATGGAGGGCTCAGAGGATGCGTATGTGGGATACATGACCATCAAG TTTAATCCTGATGACAAGTCAGCGCAGCACCATAACGCCCACCACTGTCTGGAGATCACGGTGAACTGCAGCCCCAACATCGACCACTGCGTTATCCGCTCCACGTGTACAG TGggttcagctgtgtgtgtgagtggacagGGAGCGTGTCCAACCATCAAACACTGCAACATCAGTGACTGTGAGAATGTAGGCCTGTATATTACAGACCATGCACag GGCATTTATGAAGACAATGAAATCAGTAACAATGCGCTAGCAGGAATTTGGGTGAAAAACCACGGTAATCCCATCATTAGACGTAACCACATCCACCACGGAAGAGATGTTGGGGTGTTCACTTTTGACCATGGCATG GGCTACTTTGAGAACTGTAACATCCATAGAAATCGCATAGCAGGCTTTGAGGTGAAAGCTTACGCCAACCCCACAGTGGTCCGTTGTGAGATCCACCACGGCCAGACGGGAGGCATCTATGTCCATGAGAAGGGGCGGGGCCAGTTTATAGAGAACAAAATCTATGCGAATAACTTTGCCGGTGTGTGGATCACGTCCAACAGTGACCCGACGATACG GGGAAATGCTATATTCAATGGTAACCAAGGAGGGGTGTACATATTTGGAGATGGGCGGGGTTTGATAGAAAGTAACGACATCTACGGTAACGCCTTGGCGGGGATCCAGATTCGAACCAACAGCTGCCCCATTGTACGGCATAACAAGATCCATGATGGACAGCATGGAGGCATTTACGTG catGAGAAAGGCCAGGGGGTGATTGAGGAGAACGAGGTCTATAGCAACACACTTGCAGGAGTGTGGGTGACGACAGGCAGCACTCCGGTCCTCCGCAAGAACCGCATTCACAGTGGCAAACAG GTTGGTGTGTATTTCTACGACAATGGGCACGGTGTGTTGGAAGATAACGACATCTACAATCACATGTACTCTGGTGTCCAAATACG GACGGGGAGCAACCCAAAGATCAGGCGCAACAAAATCTGGGGAGGCCAGAATGGAGGGATTTTAGTCTACAACTCAG GTCTGGGCTTCATTGAGGACAACGAGATCTTTGATAATGCCATGGCAGGAGTGTGGATCAAGACAGACAGCAACCCCACACTGAGAAGAAATAAGATCCACGATGGCAGAGATGGAGGCATCTGCATCTTTAACGGAGGCAGAG GTCTGCTGGAAGAGAACGACATCTTCAGGAACGCTCAGGCCGGTGTGTTGATCAGCACAAACAGTCATCCAATACTACGCAAGAACCGCATTTTTGATGGCTTCGCAGCAG GTATTGAAATCACCAACCATGCCACCGCGACACTGGAGGGCAACCAGATTTTCAACAATCGTTTTGGAGGCCTCTTTCTGGCCTCAGGGGTCAATGTCACCATGAAAG ATAATAAAATTCTGAATAATCAGGATGCCATTGAGAAGGCGGTAAGCAGAGGACAGTGTCTCTACAAGATTTCCAGCTACACCAGTTACCCCATGCACGATTTCTACAG ATGTCACACCTGTAATACAACAGATAGGAATGCCATCTGTGTTAACTGTATCAAAAAATGCCACCAAGGACATGATGTAGAGTTTATACGGCACGATCG GTTTTTCTGTGACTGTGGAGCGGGGACGTTGTCCAACCCGTGCACGCTGGCGGGAGAGCCAACACACGACACGGACACTCTGTATGACTCGGCACCGCCCATCGAGTCCAACACGCTGCAACATAACTGA
- the fbxo11b gene encoding F-box only protein 11 isoform X1, which translates to MNSVRATNRRPRRVSRPRPVQPERNNGDRDEEAPAAAAAEMAIEESGPGAQNSPYQLRRKTLLPKRTAAAAATASACPSKGPMEGASTSSTEAFGHRAKRARVSGKSHDLPAAPAEQYLQQKLPDEVVLKIFSYLLEQDLCQAACVCKRFSQLANDPILWKRLYMEVFEYTRPMMHPEPGRFYQVSPEEHEHPNPWKESFQQLYKGAHVKPGFAEHFYSNPGRYKGRENMLYYDTIEDALGGVQEAHFDGLIFVHSGIYTDEWIYIESPITMIGAAPNKVADKVIIENTRDSTFVFMEGSEDAYVGYMTIKFNPDDKSAQHHNAHHCLEITVNCSPNIDHCVIRSTCTVGSAVCVSGQGACPTIKHCNISDCENVGLYITDHAQGIYEDNEISNNALAGIWVKNHGNPIIRRNHIHHGRDVGVFTFDHGMGYFENCNIHRNRIAGFEVKAYANPTVVRCEIHHGQTGGIYVHEKGRGQFIENKIYANNFAGVWITSNSDPTIRGNAIFNGNQGGVYIFGDGRGLIESNDIYGNALAGIQIRTNSCPIVRHNKIHDGQHGGIYVHEKGQGVIEENEVYSNTLAGVWVTTGSTPVLRKNRIHSGKQVGVYFYDNGHGVLEDNDIYNHMYSGVQIRTGSNPKIRRNKIWGGQNGGILVYNSGLGFIEDNEIFDNAMAGVWIKTDSNPTLRRNKIHDGRDGGICIFNGGRGLLEENDIFRNAQAGVLISTNSHPILRKNRIFDGFAAGIEITNHATATLEGNQIFNNRFGGLFLASGVNVTMKDNKILNNQDAIEKAVSRGQCLYKISSYTSYPMHDFYRCHTCNTTDRNAICVNCIKKCHQGHDVEFIRHDRFFCDCGAGTLSNPCTLAGEPTHDTDTLYDSAPPIESNTLQHN; encoded by the exons ATGAACTCCGTCAGAGCCACCAACAGGAGACCCAGGCGAGTGTCGAGGCCGCGCCCGGTGCAGCCCGAGCGGAACAACGGGGACAGAG ATGAGGAGGcgcctgcagcagctgcagcagaaatggCTATTGAGGAGTCCGGTCCAGGTGCCCAGAACAGTCCCTACCAGCTTCGACGCAAGACCCTGCTTCCCAAGAGAACCGCCGCCGCCGCTGCCACCGCCTCAGCCTGCCCTAGCAAGGGCCCAATGGAG GGAGCTTCAACTTCATCAACAGAGGCCTTTGGCCATCGAGCCAAGCGGGCACGTGTGTCCGGTAAGAGCCACGACCTGCCAG CAGCACCAGCAGAGCAATATCTGCAGCAGAAGCTTCCAGATGAGGTCGTTTTGAAGATTTTCTCCTACTTACTGGAACAGGACCTTTGTCAGGCAGCTTGCGTCTGCAAACGATTCAGCCAGCTAGCAAACGATCCAATCTTATG GAAGCGCCTGTACATGGAGGTGTTTGAGTACACGCGTCCAATGATGCATCCTGAGCCAGGAAGGTTCTATCAAGTTAGCCCAGAAGAGCATGAACACCCAAACCCCTGGAAGGAGAGCTTCCAGCAGCTG TACAAAGGCGCACATGTAAAACCAGGCTTTGCTGAACATTTCTACAGTAACCCTGGCAGATACAAAGGCAGAGAGAATATGTTG TATTATGACACCATTGAGGATGCACTGGGTGGGGTACAAGAGGCCCATTTCGATGGTCTCATCTTTGTTCACTCTGGAATCTATACTGATGAGTGGATTTACATCGAGTCCCCGATCACCATGATTGGTGCAG CTCCTAATAAAGTAGCGGACAAGGTGATAATAGAGAACACAAGAGACTCAACGTTCGTCTTCATGGAGGGCTCAGAGGATGCGTATGTGGGATACATGACCATCAAG TTTAATCCTGATGACAAGTCAGCGCAGCACCATAACGCCCACCACTGTCTGGAGATCACGGTGAACTGCAGCCCCAACATCGACCACTGCGTTATCCGCTCCACGTGTACAG TGggttcagctgtgtgtgtgagtggacagGGAGCGTGTCCAACCATCAAACACTGCAACATCAGTGACTGTGAGAATGTAGGCCTGTATATTACAGACCATGCACag GGCATTTATGAAGACAATGAAATCAGTAACAATGCGCTAGCAGGAATTTGGGTGAAAAACCACGGTAATCCCATCATTAGACGTAACCACATCCACCACGGAAGAGATGTTGGGGTGTTCACTTTTGACCATGGCATG GGCTACTTTGAGAACTGTAACATCCATAGAAATCGCATAGCAGGCTTTGAGGTGAAAGCTTACGCCAACCCCACAGTGGTCCGTTGTGAGATCCACCACGGCCAGACGGGAGGCATCTATGTCCATGAGAAGGGGCGGGGCCAGTTTATAGAGAACAAAATCTATGCGAATAACTTTGCCGGTGTGTGGATCACGTCCAACAGTGACCCGACGATACG GGGAAATGCTATATTCAATGGTAACCAAGGAGGGGTGTACATATTTGGAGATGGGCGGGGTTTGATAGAAAGTAACGACATCTACGGTAACGCCTTGGCGGGGATCCAGATTCGAACCAACAGCTGCCCCATTGTACGGCATAACAAGATCCATGATGGACAGCATGGAGGCATTTACGTG catGAGAAAGGCCAGGGGGTGATTGAGGAGAACGAGGTCTATAGCAACACACTTGCAGGAGTGTGGGTGACGACAGGCAGCACTCCGGTCCTCCGCAAGAACCGCATTCACAGTGGCAAACAG GTTGGTGTGTATTTCTACGACAATGGGCACGGTGTGTTGGAAGATAACGACATCTACAATCACATGTACTCTGGTGTCCAAATACG GACGGGGAGCAACCCAAAGATCAGGCGCAACAAAATCTGGGGAGGCCAGAATGGAGGGATTTTAGTCTACAACTCAG GTCTGGGCTTCATTGAGGACAACGAGATCTTTGATAATGCCATGGCAGGAGTGTGGATCAAGACAGACAGCAACCCCACACTGAGAAGAAATAAGATCCACGATGGCAGAGATGGAGGCATCTGCATCTTTAACGGAGGCAGAG GTCTGCTGGAAGAGAACGACATCTTCAGGAACGCTCAGGCCGGTGTGTTGATCAGCACAAACAGTCATCCAATACTACGCAAGAACCGCATTTTTGATGGCTTCGCAGCAG GTATTGAAATCACCAACCATGCCACCGCGACACTGGAGGGCAACCAGATTTTCAACAATCGTTTTGGAGGCCTCTTTCTGGCCTCAGGGGTCAATGTCACCATGAAAG ATAATAAAATTCTGAATAATCAGGATGCCATTGAGAAGGCGGTAAGCAGAGGACAGTGTCTCTACAAGATTTCCAGCTACACCAGTTACCCCATGCACGATTTCTACAG ATGTCACACCTGTAATACAACAGATAGGAATGCCATCTGTGTTAACTGTATCAAAAAATGCCACCAAGGACATGATGTAGAGTTTATACGGCACGATCG GTTTTTCTGTGACTGTGGAGCGGGGACGTTGTCCAACCCGTGCACGCTGGCGGGAGAGCCAACACACGACACGGACACTCTGTATGACTCGGCACCGCCCATCGAGTCCAACACGCTGCAACATAACTGA